Proteins encoded within one genomic window of Actinomycetota bacterium:
- a CDS encoding PDZ domain-containing protein: MPKLKGRTVPKRRLVSLSFLLVALGVAALFQPIPYVLERPGPLFNTLGSIDGKQLVAISGTQTYPTGGELNMTTVSVYGGPEEGIDLFQAIQGWLDPEISVTPREAIYPDWLTEDEDQQMSVADFSESQNSATAAALDYLGLPIKSQIFVGSVSIDFPADGKLEPGDVLLAINGREVTTAKQAVTLIRSGKVGQVISLSLLRNGLTKVVKIRSVQHPELKNTPYIGIGVDTKFESDFKIDFEVSNVGGPSGGMMFALSIIDKLTPGFLSGGKIIAGTGTIDSDGQVGAIGGIVQKISASSSHGAKLFLAPRENCSDLVGHIPENLVVTPVSTLTEAVTALTDFKNGKKLPSCPAAN, from the coding sequence ATGCCCAAACTAAAGGGGAGAACAGTGCCAAAACGCCGCCTGGTAAGCCTGTCTTTTCTCCTGGTTGCGCTAGGCGTTGCCGCGCTTTTTCAGCCAATCCCATATGTTTTAGAGCGGCCAGGGCCACTCTTTAACACCTTAGGATCTATCGATGGCAAACAGCTCGTCGCCATTTCCGGAACCCAGACTTACCCAACTGGTGGTGAACTGAACATGACTACGGTTTCGGTTTACGGGGGGCCAGAGGAAGGGATTGACCTTTTCCAAGCCATCCAGGGCTGGCTTGACCCTGAAATAAGTGTCACACCACGCGAAGCAATTTATCCTGATTGGCTTACCGAAGACGAAGACCAACAAATGAGCGTTGCGGACTTCAGCGAGTCGCAGAATAGCGCTACCGCTGCTGCCTTGGATTATCTTGGCTTACCGATTAAAAGCCAGATTTTCGTTGGCTCCGTTTCAATCGATTTTCCAGCTGATGGAAAATTAGAGCCAGGCGATGTTTTGCTCGCGATAAATGGGCGTGAAGTGACAACGGCAAAACAGGCTGTGACCTTAATTCGCTCAGGCAAAGTTGGCCAAGTTATCTCACTATCTTTATTGCGTAATGGACTTACCAAAGTGGTGAAAATTCGTTCTGTGCAGCACCCGGAACTTAAGAACACTCCATACATAGGGATCGGAGTTGACACAAAGTTTGAGTCCGATTTCAAAATTGATTTTGAAGTTTCTAATGTCGGAGGACCAAGTGGCGGGATGATGTTCGCATTATCAATAATCGATAAGTTAACTCCAGGTTTTCTTAGCGGTGGAAAAATAATTGCGGGTACCGGAACTATCGACTCAGATGGTCAAGTTGGTGCGATTGGTGGAATCGTCCAGAAAATTTCAGCTTCCTCTTCACACGGTGCAAAATTATTCCTGGCTCCGAGGGAAAATTGCTCGGATTTGGTCGGCCACATTCCCGAGAATTTAGTGGTGACACCAGTTTCCACATTAACTGAAGCCGTAACCGCTCTGACTGATTTTAAAAATGGGAAAAAGTTGCCAAGCTGTCCCGCAGCCAATTAG
- a CDS encoding rhodanese-like domain-containing protein, whose product MKEITVSELNKILGEVELIDVREPDEYLDGHVPGAKLIPLGTVPVRTSELDKGKTQYVIC is encoded by the coding sequence ATGAAAGAAATAACGGTTAGCGAACTCAACAAAATATTGGGCGAAGTGGAATTGATAGATGTTCGTGAACCAGATGAATATCTGGATGGGCATGTGCCAGGTGCAAAGCTGATTCCGCTCGGAACTGTTCCAGTTCGAACTTCCGAACTTGATAAAGGCAAAACGCAGTATGTCATCTGC